In a genomic window of Equus przewalskii isolate Varuska chromosome 4, EquPr2, whole genome shotgun sequence:
- the LOC139083023 gene encoding collagen alpha-2(I) chain-like, with product MGSAHRELCTRTQQSCCGRSYRSVQFHRKASRGDQRAAGGGKSLEFPGTHHFTRPHGFKGRRRPGGSSGLAESLGPGAAGGPRGARDLRPKRGPTAPSFLPKKKLSPLFPRPLLGPPRTRPAQKRNVQFLPRSRLEAQPILKETGKEGRAARDGEPVRRARAGPGRLRGRARRRGGAGPAGTPLPFFSSSAGLAWKYAASSTRSAAPTVPECRILPPRRSLRVSAVSLGRSRAPCAAAAAAPRRGRRRTQRFTGDRVRAPWSACSRRRAGLSSGAAGLTLAPALLQLQDQLSSVLCKCPHWAFPATSVARKGNSFSENCDWTDLTLWT from the exons ATGGGTTCCGCCCACAGGGAGCTGTGCACCAGGACCCAGCAGTCCTGCTGCGGCAGGTCCTACCGCTCTGTCCAGTTCCACCGCAAAGCCTCGAGAGGTGACCAAAGGGCAGCAGGTGGGGGCAAATCTCTAGAGTTCCCAGGAACCCACCACTTCACGAGACCCCACGGGTTCAAGGGTCGCAGGCGCCCGGGAGGGAGCTCCGGACTGGCAGAGAGCCTAGGTCCCGGGGCGGCAGGAGGACCGCGCGGGGCGAGAGATCTGCGCCCAAAGCGGGGTCCGACCGCACCCTCTTTTTTGCCAAAGAAGAAACTAAGTCCACTTTTCCCG CGTCCCCTCCTCGGGCCGCCGCGGACTCGCCCAGCTCAGAAACGAAACGTCCAATTCCTCCCACGATCCCGACTAGAAGCGCAGCCGATCCTCAAGGAAACAGGAAAGgaggggcgggcggcgcgggACGGGGAGCCGGTGCGCCGAGCGCGGGCTGGGCCGGGCCGACTGCGGGGTCGGGCGCGCCGCAGGGGCGGCGCGGGGCCGGCGGGCACGCCCTTACCTTTCTTCTCCTCCAGCGCCGGACTCGCCTGGAAGTACGCAGCCAGCAGCACCAGGAGCGCGGCGCCGACGGTCCCTGAATGTCGCATCCTGCCTCCGAGGCGCTCGCTCCGGGTCTCCGCAGTTAGCCTGGGACGGAGTCGGGCGCCgtgcgcggcggcggcggcagcgccGAGGCGGGGACGCCGGCGGACGCAAAG GTTTACCGGAGACCGAGTCAGGGCGCCCTGGTCAGCCTGCTCTAGGCGCAGGGCAGGCCTTTCCTCTGGCGCCGCTGGTCTCACCCTAGCCCCggccctcctccagctccaggacCAGCTCTCAAGTGTGCTGTGTAAATGCCCTCACTGGGCTTTCCCGGCAACATCGGTGGCCAGGAAGGGCAACTCATTCTCTGAGAACTGTGACTGGACAGACCTGACCCTTTGGACATAA